The genomic window TATTTTACCTGCGCTTACAAGTTTTATGAATTTCAGTTGGGAAGCTAAGTTTGGACCTAAATCGTGATAATGTAAAAAGGCATCTTTTTCGAAGCCAACATTTACAAAAGCAGCATTAAGTCCAGCAACTGGTTTTCTGATTTTAGCAATAAAAATATCACCAACCTGAAAGTTGCTTTTTTCTTCTTCTTTGTGTAATTCAATTAGTTTTCCATCTTTTAATAAGGCAAAATCTACGGCTTCAGAACTAGATCTAATGATTAATTCTTTATTCACACTGTAAATTTTTATCCGTGAATTGGTTGTCGGTTGTTTGTTGATAGTTGTTGGAAAAAACCAAAAACCAAAAACCAAAAACCATCAACTTCTACAAGGATGGATTAAACAATATTTTAACAGGTATTGAACCCGGGGGAATTTTAGTTAACAGTTTTCCAGTTTCAGTTGCCAGTTTTAAGCTGCGGACTGTGACTTGTTGCTGAGACTAAATTCCAATTTCAATGAACGTTTAAAAAGAAAAAAGTAGTTTAAAACTACTTTTTCTTTTTGTGGCGGTTAGCTCTCGCTCTTTTCTTACGTTTGTGAGTAGCTACCTTATGTCTCTTTCTTTTTTTACCACTTGGCATATCGTGTCTGATTTATGTTAATTAATATTATTTTGCTTCGTTGTTTGTTTTAACTCCTTCTACAAATACTTTTGCAGGTTTAAACGCAGGAATGTTGTGTGCTGGAATTTTAATTGTTGTGTTTTTAGAAATGTTTCTTCCAGTCTTTTCAGCTCTAGTTTTTACGATAAAACTACCAAAACCTCTTAGGTAAACATTGTCTCCAGTTTCTAAAGAAGTTTTAACTTCTTCCATAAAAGTTTCTACTGTTGCTTGAACATCTCCTTTTTCAAGACCTAGTTTCTCTGAAATCTTCGCTACGATATCTGCTTTCGTCATTTTCTTTCCTATTTTATTTTATAAATGGTGTACTATTTTTTTGAGTTTGCAAATATAGGAATTAAAAAAATAATTAATCAAGCTAATTCGTTAAATTTTAATTACATAAACATTTACTTTTGTATTCTAAGTATTTTGCAATGGATTTTCATAACATATTGATAAAATGGTATTTACGAAACAAGCGTGATTTGCCGTGGCGAAAAACGGTCG from Flavobacterium fluviale includes these protein-coding regions:
- a CDS encoding HU family DNA-binding protein, with product MTKADIVAKISEKLGLEKGDVQATVETFMEEVKTSLETGDNVYLRGFGSFIVKTRAEKTGRNISKNTTIKIPAHNIPAFKPAKVFVEGVKTNNEAK